CACGCAAGATTCAAAAGTTTGCCGATGAGTACCAGGTAGAAGTAACTATAGTAGGTAGTCGTGTAAACGCTGGTAAAGAACTTAAGCCTGGAAAGTCTGATTGGGACTACGTAATCAACAAAATTGATGGAATTGAACCAACTCGAAAGTTACGCGACCTCAAAAAGAAGGCAGGATTTTTGTTGCCTAAAGGTCGTCCACGACCTGACCAATACGGTAACATCAGAAGAGGAAGCGACATCGAATTTTTCGAGCCAATAGATTCAGACCTTCCTTATGTTAAATTTCGTCCTAATGGTTTTTAAGTTATATTAAAGGGCCATAATTCAAATGAAAAATATTCAAGTTGAACTTTTGTCAGATTCAATAAACGCTGTTATCTTAAAAACACCGGGTCGTAACTATCCTGGCATGGTAATTCAAGGTGATAATCTAAAGCATCTTTATAATCTTGCAGAAAAAATACTTCAGCTAGCTGAAGCTGGAGCAAAACATGAAGATATTGAAGATATATCTGGTATGCTTTTTGATGACTTAAACGAACGAATTCGATTCTATGAAATGGTATTGGATTCTTATGGTCTTGAATTACCCTATCCAAATCGAGTTTCAGAGATGGGAGCATAAAAAGGGTCAGCGACGAATGGCACTGCCGCTGTTTTTTGAGTTTGTGTTTGCGCAACGACTCCAGCGTGACGCAGTCACGGTTTTAATTTTCTGATTTTTTGCCAGTTCGCTGGAAATTGTGTTTGGCAAAACCTTTCCTGGCATTATGCTGCGTTCTGGCAAGACCTTCCTTGGGTTGGTGTGGGTAAAAGCATCAAGTGTTCGCTGGGTATGGATATTCTGCGTGCGAAAGCGCCCGACATGGTGCTCACCGAACTCTGGTCGTGCCTGCTGGCGTACAATCTGATTCGATTGAAAATGCTGCAGAGTGGCATTGCGACAGACCGTGATCCGCGTTCCCTCTCGTTTACCACCACGCAACAGATGCTGGCTGCAAGCTGGTTGTTGGGAGCCGTCACGAAGGTCACACATGAAATGGTCACACTCGGACAGCAGGTCCCCTGCAGCGAACGTGTGGGGCATCGCACTGGTCGAACAGAACCCAGAGCCAATAAACGCCGCACCAAAGTGCTGGCTTTGCTGAAGCAACCAAGATACCATTACCATCAACAACGGAAGGCAATCGTATGAACGCAAACTGTTACGCTACAACAGGCAGTGCCATTCGGTCCTGACCCCTTTTTCTGTTCATCGGGGCTGGTGCCATGAAACAACACATCAGGTGGGGTGGCAGGTGTCTTCTTTAATTTGCCGGCGATAGTATGGCCGTAGAGGGCACGAACCTTGCCGCCCAGAATCTCGTGACGTTGTTTCGATGACCGTGTGATCATCTGCACAAGGTCGTTCCTAGACAAGCCAGCCCACTCGGGTCGTTCCTTCCTTAACGATGCCAGCAGCGATTCGACGGGAGTCCAACCTTCATCATCGAGTTCCAGTTCGTAAAGCCAAGGTTCGTGACGAAGGGCGTGCGAAGTGGCTTTGCTTACAGCCACAATATCAAACTGTGTTGAATTTCTCATCTGCGTCAAGAAAGTCCTTTAACCAATACTGCTTCGTCAATCGCTTGCCGTTGATCGCCAAATGGTAGTAAGGCTCCGACCTCTGGAAATGCCACAATATGTCACAGATTTTTGCTGAGATCACACTCCCACCTTTACGAATTCGTACGACGTCACCGAATGTAAATGGTGGTGTCGAAACCAGCTTAAACAGACTGGGATTTACACGATATGTGTGGTTGCCATACCTCAATGTCAGATAATCGCCATCATTGTCGGTAACCTCGAACAGCTTGCCGTTGGGCATAAGGTTACGAATGGCATCGAGATCGTTGGGATGTATCAACTCAAGACCATGCTCCTCAAACCATTGATAGAGGCCCCAATTTCCAACAGTAATGTCCACGACCAAGACTCCTCAACGAGAATACGGCAAGTAACCTTCAAAGTTCCGATGAAAAGCACTGTCAGGCAGTTTGCCGAACGCCTTTCGTGCTGCATCAAGCGAGCCTGCTCCCGGCTTAAAGTGGCCGGATACGTTGTCAACTGAGAAAATTCGCCCGCCACGAATATCTACGATGCCCGCACCACGCACTTGCGGATTCGCACCGCCGATCAGTGTCGGATGAGGCATTCGTTGCCCTGCTCTCGTGCCAATTGTGATGTTTCCCGCATCATCGATAACATACATGTACCTGCCAGACATCTGTTTCCCACCTATCTTGCCACTGTCGGTGAGCAAGGAGTTGAGACTCTTTGCCGTTGGATTCTTGATGTAGTGACCATTAACGAGGACTCCTGCCGTTTCGTCAGCGGCTCGTGTTGCAGGATCAACTCCAAACAATTTGATCTTCGGTAAAGCTCTTACACCTGCTTGAATTATAACTGCTAATGCCCCTTCTTCAAAGGCTGAGACTAACAGTCTGGCAATTTTTTGGGCTGCTGGATCGACTTCCTCTTCAAAATCAATTCCATTTACTAATTCATATGCTATATAGATATCTTTAAGCGCATTTCCAACTGCCCCAGCAGTCAGTGCATTCCCCAGAAGAGTCACTGCCCATCCACCAACATTTGTCAATGAAGCTGCATATGCACCGCCCAAAGCGACTAACCCACCTGTGATATATGCATAGGTTACTGGGTCCTTTAAAGCAGTTTCTAATGCTTTTATGTCTCCTTCAGCAACATCCTTAAAGTATCCTTTTGCTATCGCAGTATCGAGTGCCATCTGGAACTTTTCTTTCAATAATTTATTCGAGAGTGGCCCAATTTGATCTTTTAGATGAATTTTTAATTTATTTTGCAATGCTTTTAACTCTGCTTGAGCAATTGCCAATTGTTTTTGAAGTTCCAGTCTCTCTGCTCTAATCTTGCCTCCCGTCAGATAATCCAGCCAGTTGAAACTTGTAACTGAAAGAATCCCCTCTTTTAATTCAAGATCTTCCTCGAGAGCCTGTATCACACCTAACTGATATACAAAGGAATCTAACAAATCTTGTCTTTGTTTATTTGCAGCTTCCTCAGCATCGAGTTCATTATGTACAATAATTTCATACCAGGGGGCATCCGCATTATAGACGCCGAATGGTCGACGACTGGGGTTGATTGTGGCAGGATCAGGTAAGTGATCTTCCTGTAGCTCCGCAATCGCATCTCTTGCCTGTTCTGCTTCATCGGGGACATTGTTGGTTTCGTTAAGTAAGTCCCCAACTTCCGACAGGTCGGCGAAGAAGTCGTCGATCTTGTCGATGACGGTGTTTTGTCTGGCTTCTTCGATCAACTGGTAGAAGGACTGCAGCAGATCGTTGAACGACTGGGTTTTGTAGCCCCATTCCTCGTTTATGAGCTCGCCCCCTTCGCTCTCGTATTCGCGATAGAGCCAGTAGTCGCCGTTGTCGTAGTGTTCCCAGTAGGTGCCGTCTTCCCGGGTGCCGCTGGAAACCGGATCGCCCGTGGGGACTGGTGCGGTTTGCGGCGATCCGAATTCAAGAAATCCTGGCGTTCCTGAATATAGTTCCGGATCACTTAAAAATCCGAGCATGATTGATACGTATGACAGCGGATCAAATATGGGAAGCGGCGGGAGGGATATCGCGAATTGGTCTGCGTCTGAGTTGGTCAACGTCTGGACTGACGTGCCTCCGAGGGCTTCATTACTATGATTCAAATTTCCTTGATCATCAGTATTTGTGTAATAAATGTCTGTAGTGGTTCGTAAAATGTTTCCCGGTCCAGCGGTTTCATCACCAAGGCCGTTGGAATTCGCAACATGGGTCACGTTTTTAACTTGCTGGGTTCCTGTATCTCCTGTCTGTCCATTTGTGGTTGCCTGCGTCTGTTTGCTGGTTTTATCATATTGATTCACCTGAAAATCGGTTGTTTCACCGCCCTGGTTAAAGTAACGTGTCATCCGATATAAGGTTTTATCATTTGTTCCTCCGGATGATTTCCATTTACCAGAGAAGTAACTATTAGAATCGATTTCAATAATATTGCGATAGTTGGACTGGTTCTTACGGATCCCCTCAATCACTTCATAATTCAGATTACCTCTTTTGTGCTGCTCTAGAAAATTAGCACTGCCGCTACTGGCGACAAATTCAAATCCATCGCCTGAAGCGGACATTTGGAAGTGATTGCCATTAGAACTGGTGAGAAGTTCCGTAATAGCTCGATCAGTAATGGTACCATCGATCATCGTAATATCTTCGGTACTAGATGAAGTCGTACCGCCGTCGACTGACATTCCAAACGATCCCGAAAGGCCGTTACCGCCGCCGAAGTTACCATCCACTCTGAGGGCATAACTGGTGTGGTCGTAGTTATCACGGAAGGTATGCCGGGTACCGGTTTCGGTTGTGACGTCATTGCTGTCTGTCGTAACCACCACACTGACTTCGGTATCGGCAACGTGATTTCTTATGTCTACGAAGTGGAGATCGATAGCCCAACCACTACCCAACTGGTTACTGCCTCCGAACCGAAAATCATTGTGAACATACTCTTCCGAATGGGTCACGAAATCATGAGTGACAACGGAAGAGGTTAGATATTCGCCAGGATTATTCGGGTCGGGAACACTGGTGACCGTTTCCTCATAGACGCCACTATAGGAAGAACTTCCATGGCCATTCAGATCCGCATTGAATCCGTTATTGCCGCCTCCATTTTCACTCTCTTCATCCAGTAACCACGATTGATTCGTATTGGCGGTCACACGTCTGGTTGTAGTGAGAGTTACATTACCATTGGCGTCTTCAGAACTCGCAGTTGAAAGGTAGGTGGTCGTCGAGTGAGTGTCTTGAGGATCGTCACCGAAGTCTTCCGAATAACTACTGTGGGAAGTCTGGAACGATGGGACTGGCAACGCAGTAGAACTACTGCTGTCATCTGGAACTGGAGTCACCTGCGATGCATTGAAAGTCTCGTACAACAGATCATGATCGGTTAATTCGTTCGTGCCGGTCGATTCGCTGAACGATTCCGTTTCGACCCCCATTGTGCCGAGGAAGTTGATCTTCAGAATTTCCCGACTGCCCAGGGAATCGCTGCCGGTATCCGTAGAAAAAGAAGAACTCTTGCTTATTTGATAAAACGAGCCCCCTAGGGGAGAAACGCTGCCAGAAGGGATAAATAAACCATCGCCTACTGTAAAGGAAGCACCAGTACTTCCGCCATACTCACCGCTGACCGCATACGGCGCAATCGGTTCCTCACTTTGTGTTGTTGCAGACCCCGCACGTTCGTCCAGTCTCATAATAATCGCTGCTATATCAGGAGTTGTCTGCCCTGAATACTGCGCTGATATTTTGATCACATCTGTAGTCTCTGCATTGGAGAAAACAGATCGATCGGTAAGTACTTCTTCACTCGTTATCTGTCCCAGTATCACATAATGAATGTTATCAAGGATATACTCGGAGACGAGAGGATTTGTGTTTTCTGTATCGAGAGTTTCTTCGGTCAGTAGCGTGCCGGTAGTAGTTGTTATTTCCGTGGTAGTCACATCGGAAGAACGCTCACCAAGACTACGCGTATTCTCGTAAGTCCCCTGTTGCACATTCGTCACTGCCGGGTGCGTGGTATTGATCAGTTCGAATGAGCTTGATTCGGTCTGGGAATAAAGGCTGGCACTTTTCTCCTCTGACCCGGAATTGACCACACTGGAAGTCGTCCCGTCCGCATAGAGATAATCGTCCGTACGGAGCGAGGTGTTGAAGCTGTTGTTTGTGATCGGCGTGGCACCCTCTTCGGGGGTGACGGTGCCGCTTGTTTCATCATACTCAGAAGCGACGTGCACCGTGTTTTTGATACCAGCGACACTTTCGTCGACGGTGGTGCGATCTGATTCTGAATGCTGTGTGAAATTGCTGGTGCCAGACTCCTTGTATTCACTCCAGTCATGCGAGGTCGCTTCACTGTTAGATCCCGATCCGTCAGTCCAGTTTTCGCCGCCATCCACGGTGTTTGTGACATCGGTACTGGAATAGGTTGAGACACTGCCGTCATTCACATTCCAGGACTTGCTGCCCGTTTCAATGAATGTGTCAAGGGCTGTCATATCGGTTGTGATGCCATCAATGTCGGTATCGGCAAACTGTGTGGAAATCTGGTCAATATCGTAAGTGACGCTGCCGTTTGATTCTTTGTAGCTGGTTTGGTCTTCCTGGTCGATGGTGAAAGTGGATTTCCGATCATCGCCGGTGGAATCATTCGATACTTCATCGGTCGTGTATTCGGAAGAGCCAGAGGATGTTTCCACGAAGTCGTAGGAACGATTTGTTTCGTCGTAATCGTCAGACGTGTTCACGATCACGGATGCACCCTCATTGTAATTGGATGTATCGAGGGTATGGTAGGTTGTCACCCGGTTTCCTGAAGAGGTGTCAGCGTAATTCTCCAGATTAGAGGAATGATAAATCAGGCCGGGAGACGAGATCGGATTGATGGCATCGTATCTCTGATAGTTGCCTTTGTTGGAATAGTTCGAACCCCAGTTCGTTGTTCCCGCATCGGTTGTCTCGATCAGAGAAATGACAGTCAACTGGGAACCGGGATATTCCGTGTTGACCGATGTTGTTGAAGTTGTAGAAGAGAGGCTGTGATGATCGACACCGTGACTGGATGACAGGTACGAAGATGTGCCTTCCAGGTGACCACTGATAAGTTGTTCGTCCAGGATTTCGATATCCCGGTAGTTGTCACTGCCATCAATGTCGGTGATTTCAATCGAGGTGAAATTGGAAACAATATCGGGATCACTTACATCATTGGATTCTAAGATCGTCGAGGCATAAGTGTCGTAATTACTCCAGCCGGAGGATGTGTATTCCGAGTGGGCGTTTCCGCTGGTGTTTCCGGAACGGCTGGTATTGCTGGTGGTGGTTTCGTATTCGGAGTGAGAATTCTCGATGCTGTCATCGAGTGTGTAGAGACGGCTGGTGCCGTTGTCGTTAACGGTGTTGACATCGACTTCGGAATAAGCGTCTGTGCTATAGTCGCTGTAGCCGGAGTCGGTGTAGGAGTAGGTGGTCAGCTCGGTGTCGAGAGTGTTGGAGCCGAGGTTGTTGAAGTCTTTGTCGCCGATGTAGCTGAAGGAAAATTCATCGTGGGTGACGTCGGTGGTGTCGATGTCGATATCGTTGTCTGTGGTGATGGTGGTCGAGAGAACGACAGCGGGGGTGACGACGCCGTTTGCGTCGGTCGTTTCTTCCGAGACGGTGATATCTTCCGTGGTGGTGATAGTGCCTAGGATGTTGGTTGATTCGACGGATGAATAATGGTCGGTGCCGTTGGAACTGTAGTTGAAACCTTCGAAGTTGCTGTACTCGTCGTTGACGGCGTCGTAATCGTAATCGCGGTCTGAACTGCGGGTCCACTGGTTGGAGCCGTAGGTGTTGACGAAGATGACGGTCGTGCCGAGTTGGGCCATGCCCTGGGCAACGGTGGCGGTGGACGTGATTTCCTCTTTGTATTCGTCGTACTGGAACAGCGTGATAGCATGCGCTTCGGCGATCAGGATGTCGCCCCCCATACCGTCATCTTCGCGGGTTTCCGAGGCTGAAAGAGTGAACGATTGATTGCCGTAGTTATAAGTGCTGTCGAGGATGGTTTCGGTGACGACCGTTGTGAATTCGTCTTCGCCTGCTTCTTCGATGGAGAAGTCGGCGTCGATTTCGTAATGATCGCTGGCGTTTTCAGTGAGGGTCCAGGTTGTGGTGGCATTCCCGGTGCCGGCGGCGGTGTAGTCAAGGTTATACTGATAGTTGTGACTGCCTGACTGAACCAGGTCGATGGTGTTAAATCCGGACACGCCGATCGCTTCGGAAAAGCTGGTGGTAATCGTGTAGGTCGATTGAAGTGTCTCCTGATAGCTCCAGTTGCCACCTCCCAGATCGGTGTAATCGCGGGTGAGGGTCGAGTCAATTTCGGTCGTGACCGAGAAGCTGCCGCCGGTGCCCAAAGCATTCTGATAGATGACCGTGTCCAGGGTATCGACGGTTTCGGTGTCGTCGATCAATGAAGGACTGTCGAACTTCGTGAGATAGTCGGCGGCGAAGCCTTCCTGGGAAATGTATTCGGGGACTTTTCCGAGTGACGGGGTATCGATGCCGGGCTCGTAACGGTCGTTCTTGAAATTACCGTATATGCCGTAGGCGTCGACAATCACAATGGTGACCTGACCAGTGCCGGTGTTGAGGGCGGAGTCTTCAAAGGTATAATTGAAGGTGATCGTGCCGGATGCGTAATCACTGGGGGTGAAGATCACGATATCATCGCCGGCGGTCTGCCCGACCGCAGCGGTGCCGCCGCCGGATGCGGATGTAATGGAAGTAATCGTTGTGGTGCCGGTGCGGGTGTCGTTGTTGAGGACGTTCAGTTCAAAGGTAGTCCCCAGGTCTTCGACTTTGACGAAGTAATAGTCATCGACGGCGTTGGCCGTGGTCGATGGATCGGAGAAGTCGTTGTTGGAAATGGTACCGGTCGCGGAACCGTCGGCAATACCGACGCGGGAGGCATCAGTAGCACCGTCGATCAGTTCGCCGCTAAGTGAGACGGTGAAGGTTTCGCTGGCTTCGATCAGGGTATCATCGATCACATCGACATAGACGACAGCCGAAGTTTCACCGGCGGCAATGGTGACCAGGTAATCAGTGAGCGCGGTGTAATCGGACGAGTTTGCCGTACCATCGGCGGTGCTGACGAGCACAGTGATATCTTTCGTGGCGGCTTTGTCGAGGGTGATTTCGAAGCCGAACTGGCTATGTTCGAGAGCCGTCAAATCGCCGATGCTAAGCTGTGCGATATCGTTATTGCCGGTGATGGTGACTTCGGCCTGATTGTCGGCAATGGTGACATTCGCCCCCGAGACAGAGACATTGCTGAGATTGACCAGGAAGATTTCATCCCATTCAACGAGGTCGTCGTCGGTGATGGGGACAGTGAT
This window of the Gimesia fumaroli genome carries:
- a CDS encoding DUF6959 family protein encodes the protein MKNIQVELLSDSINAVILKTPGRNYPGMVIQGDNLKHLYNLAEKILQLAEAGAKHEDIEDISGMLFDDLNERIRFYEMVLDSYGLELPYPNRVSEMGA
- a CDS encoding DUF6960 family protein is translated as MDITVGNWGLYQWFEEHGLELIHPNDLDAIRNLMPNGKLFEVTDNDGDYLTLRYGNHTYRVNPSLFKLVSTPPFTFGDVVRIRKGGSVISAKICDILWHFQRSEPYYHLAINGKRLTKQYWLKDFLDADEKFNTV
- a CDS encoding RNA 2'-phosphotransferase, with protein sequence MRNSTQFDIVAVSKATSHALRHEPWLYELELDDEGWTPVESLLASLRKERPEWAGLSRNDLVQMITRSSKQRHEILGGKVRALYGHTIAGKLKKTPATPPDVLFHGTSPDEQKKGSGPNGTACCSVTVCVHTIAFRC